A part of Capsicum annuum cultivar UCD-10X-F1 chromosome 6, UCD10Xv1.1, whole genome shotgun sequence genomic DNA contains:
- the LOC107872983 gene encoding histone-lysine N-methyltransferase ASHR1 isoform X2 produces the protein MEELEQVLRDKGLTVSSLPEKGRCLFTTRHFSPGEVIISEEPYVSVPNKSAKCEWCFAPTNLKRCSACRVVFYCGNTCQKSDWKLHRVECQALSKVDKERIKSITPSIRLMVKLYLRRKLQDEKVILTTVMDNYNLVESLVSHMTDIDEKQLVLYAQMANLVGLILQWPEINVKEIAENFSKFSCNAHTVCDAELKPLGTGLYPVVSIINHSCLPNSVLIFEGRLAVIRAVQHIPKGTEVSISYIEMAGSTATRQQALKEQYLFSCTCIRCVKLGQNDDIQESAFLEGYRCKDKECSGFLLRDFGNKGFTCQLCGLFRDKEEIKNIVNEIQSLSEKSSFSLSYGNNKDASAMYKMVEKLQLKLYHHLSINLMRMRENLLKILMELQDWKEALKYCRLTIPVYQRVYPECHPLLGLQYYTCGRLEWWLGETEEAYRSLAKAAEILRITHGTNTTFMKELFVKLEEARAELSYKLSSKEEE, from the exons atggaggaattagAGCAAGTGTTGAGAGATAAGGGACTAACTGTATCGTCTCTCCCGGAAAAAGGTCGCTGCCTTTTCACCACTCGCCATTTCTCTCCAG GGGAAGTGATTATATCTGAAGAGCCATATGTTTCAGTTCCCAATAAATCAGCTAAATGTGAATGGTGTTTCGCTCCAACTAACCTTAAGAGATGTTCCGCATGCCGTGTTGTTTTCTACTGTGGGAATACATGTCAG AAGTCAGATTGGAAGTTGCATAGGGTTGAATGCCAGGCCTTGTCCAAGGTTGACAAGGAAAGGATAAAATCCATTACGCCCAGTATAAGATTGATGGTTAAGCTTTATCTACGGAGGAAACTGCAAGATGAGAAG GTTATTCTAACTACAGTCATGGACAATTACAATCTGGTGGAATCCCTGGTTTCCC ATATGACTGATATTGATGAGAAGCAACTAGTTTTGTATGCTCAAATGGCAAACCTTGTTGGTTTGATTCTTCAATGGCCCGAGATCAATGTAAAGGAGATTGCAGAGAACTTTTCTAAG TTTTCATGTAATGCACATACAGTTTGTGATGCTGAACTAAAACCCCTGGGGACAGGCCTTTATCCGGTGGTTTCTATAATCAACCACAG TTGTTTGCCGAATTCGGTTCTAATATTTGAGGGACGATTGGCTGTTATCCGAGCTGTGCAGCATATACCCAAAGGTACTGAG GTATCAATAAGTTATATAGAAATGGCTGGAAGCACTGCAACTCGACAACAGGCTCTTAAAGAACAGTACCTTTTCTCCTGCACTTGCATTCGCTGCGTCAAGTTG GGCCAAAATGATGATATCCAAGAAAGTGCATTTCTGGAGGGTTATAGATGCAAGGACAAGGAATGCAGTGGTTTCCTGCTTCGTGACTTTG GTAATAAAGGATTCACGTGTCAATTGTGTGGACTCTTTAGGGACAAGGAAGAAATAAAGAATATCGTTAATGAAATCCAATCGCTGTCAGAAAAATCTTCATTTTCACTTTCATATGGGA ATAACAAAGATGCTAGTGCAATGTATAAGATGGTTGAGAAACTTCAATTGAAGCTGTACCATCATTTGTCGATCAATCTAATGCGTATGCGGGAGAATCTCTTAAAG ATATTGATGGAGCTGCAAGATTGGAAGGAGGCACTAAAGTACTGCAGATTAACTATTCCAGTTTATCAGA GAGTTTATCCAGAATGTCATCCTTTACTTGGACTGCAATATTACACTTGTGGAAGACTTGAATG GTGGCTTGGTGAGACTGAGGAAGCTTACAGATCACTGGCCAAGGCAGCGGAGATACTGCGAATTACTCATGGAACAAACACCACTTTCATGAAGGAGCTTTTTGTGAAGTTAGAAGAAGCTCGTGCAGAGCTCTCTTACAAGCTTTCATCCAAGGAAGAAGAATGA
- the LOC107872983 gene encoding histone-lysine N-methyltransferase ASHR1 isoform X1 produces MEELEQVLRDKGLTVSSLPEKGRCLFTTRHFSPGEVIISEEPYVSVPNKSAKCEWCFAPTNLKRCSACRVVFYCGNTCQKSDWKLHRVECQALSKVDKERIKSITPSIRLMVKLYLRRKLQDEKVILTTVMDNYNLVESLVSHMTDIDEKQLVLYAQMANLVGLILQWPEINVKEIAENFSKDVQFSCNAHTVCDAELKPLGTGLYPVVSIINHSCLPNSVLIFEGRLAVIRAVQHIPKGTEVSISYIEMAGSTATRQQALKEQYLFSCTCIRCVKLGQNDDIQESAFLEGYRCKDKECSGFLLRDFGNKGFTCQLCGLFRDKEEIKNIVNEIQSLSEKSSFSLSYGNNKDASAMYKMVEKLQLKLYHHLSINLMRMRENLLKILMELQDWKEALKYCRLTIPVYQRVYPECHPLLGLQYYTCGRLEWWLGETEEAYRSLAKAAEILRITHGTNTTFMKELFVKLEEARAELSYKLSSKEEE; encoded by the exons atggaggaattagAGCAAGTGTTGAGAGATAAGGGACTAACTGTATCGTCTCTCCCGGAAAAAGGTCGCTGCCTTTTCACCACTCGCCATTTCTCTCCAG GGGAAGTGATTATATCTGAAGAGCCATATGTTTCAGTTCCCAATAAATCAGCTAAATGTGAATGGTGTTTCGCTCCAACTAACCTTAAGAGATGTTCCGCATGCCGTGTTGTTTTCTACTGTGGGAATACATGTCAG AAGTCAGATTGGAAGTTGCATAGGGTTGAATGCCAGGCCTTGTCCAAGGTTGACAAGGAAAGGATAAAATCCATTACGCCCAGTATAAGATTGATGGTTAAGCTTTATCTACGGAGGAAACTGCAAGATGAGAAG GTTATTCTAACTACAGTCATGGACAATTACAATCTGGTGGAATCCCTGGTTTCCC ATATGACTGATATTGATGAGAAGCAACTAGTTTTGTATGCTCAAATGGCAAACCTTGTTGGTTTGATTCTTCAATGGCCCGAGATCAATGTAAAGGAGATTGCAGAGAACTTTTCTAAG GATGTGCAGTTTTCATGTAATGCACATACAGTTTGTGATGCTGAACTAAAACCCCTGGGGACAGGCCTTTATCCGGTGGTTTCTATAATCAACCACAG TTGTTTGCCGAATTCGGTTCTAATATTTGAGGGACGATTGGCTGTTATCCGAGCTGTGCAGCATATACCCAAAGGTACTGAG GTATCAATAAGTTATATAGAAATGGCTGGAAGCACTGCAACTCGACAACAGGCTCTTAAAGAACAGTACCTTTTCTCCTGCACTTGCATTCGCTGCGTCAAGTTG GGCCAAAATGATGATATCCAAGAAAGTGCATTTCTGGAGGGTTATAGATGCAAGGACAAGGAATGCAGTGGTTTCCTGCTTCGTGACTTTG GTAATAAAGGATTCACGTGTCAATTGTGTGGACTCTTTAGGGACAAGGAAGAAATAAAGAATATCGTTAATGAAATCCAATCGCTGTCAGAAAAATCTTCATTTTCACTTTCATATGGGA ATAACAAAGATGCTAGTGCAATGTATAAGATGGTTGAGAAACTTCAATTGAAGCTGTACCATCATTTGTCGATCAATCTAATGCGTATGCGGGAGAATCTCTTAAAG ATATTGATGGAGCTGCAAGATTGGAAGGAGGCACTAAAGTACTGCAGATTAACTATTCCAGTTTATCAGA GAGTTTATCCAGAATGTCATCCTTTACTTGGACTGCAATATTACACTTGTGGAAGACTTGAATG GTGGCTTGGTGAGACTGAGGAAGCTTACAGATCACTGGCCAAGGCAGCGGAGATACTGCGAATTACTCATGGAACAAACACCACTTTCATGAAGGAGCTTTTTGTGAAGTTAGAAGAAGCTCGTGCAGAGCTCTCTTACAAGCTTTCATCCAAGGAAGAAGAATGA
- the LOC107872983 gene encoding histone-lysine N-methyltransferase ASHR1 isoform X3, with protein sequence MEELEQVLRDKGLTVSSLPEKGRCLFTTRHFSPGEVIISEEPYVSVPNKSAKCEWCFAPTNLKRCSACRVVFYCGNTCQKSDWKLHRVECQALSKVDKERIKSITPSIRLMVKLYLRRKLQDEKVILTTVMDNYNLVESLVSHMTDIDEKQLVLYAQMANLVGLILQWPEINVKEIAENFSKFSCNAHTVCDAELKPLGTGLYPVVSIINHSCLPNSVLIFEGRLAVIRAVQHIPKGTEVSISYIEMAGSTATRQQALKEQYLFSCTCIRCVKLGQNDDIQESAFLEGYRCKDKECSGFLLRDFGNKGFTCQLCGLFRDKEEIKNIVNEIQSLSEKSSFSLSYGNNKDASAMYKMVEKLQLKLYHHLSINLMRMRENLLKILMELQDWKEALKYCRLTIPVYQSGLVRLRKLTDHWPRQRRYCELLMEQTPLS encoded by the exons atggaggaattagAGCAAGTGTTGAGAGATAAGGGACTAACTGTATCGTCTCTCCCGGAAAAAGGTCGCTGCCTTTTCACCACTCGCCATTTCTCTCCAG GGGAAGTGATTATATCTGAAGAGCCATATGTTTCAGTTCCCAATAAATCAGCTAAATGTGAATGGTGTTTCGCTCCAACTAACCTTAAGAGATGTTCCGCATGCCGTGTTGTTTTCTACTGTGGGAATACATGTCAG AAGTCAGATTGGAAGTTGCATAGGGTTGAATGCCAGGCCTTGTCCAAGGTTGACAAGGAAAGGATAAAATCCATTACGCCCAGTATAAGATTGATGGTTAAGCTTTATCTACGGAGGAAACTGCAAGATGAGAAG GTTATTCTAACTACAGTCATGGACAATTACAATCTGGTGGAATCCCTGGTTTCCC ATATGACTGATATTGATGAGAAGCAACTAGTTTTGTATGCTCAAATGGCAAACCTTGTTGGTTTGATTCTTCAATGGCCCGAGATCAATGTAAAGGAGATTGCAGAGAACTTTTCTAAG TTTTCATGTAATGCACATACAGTTTGTGATGCTGAACTAAAACCCCTGGGGACAGGCCTTTATCCGGTGGTTTCTATAATCAACCACAG TTGTTTGCCGAATTCGGTTCTAATATTTGAGGGACGATTGGCTGTTATCCGAGCTGTGCAGCATATACCCAAAGGTACTGAG GTATCAATAAGTTATATAGAAATGGCTGGAAGCACTGCAACTCGACAACAGGCTCTTAAAGAACAGTACCTTTTCTCCTGCACTTGCATTCGCTGCGTCAAGTTG GGCCAAAATGATGATATCCAAGAAAGTGCATTTCTGGAGGGTTATAGATGCAAGGACAAGGAATGCAGTGGTTTCCTGCTTCGTGACTTTG GTAATAAAGGATTCACGTGTCAATTGTGTGGACTCTTTAGGGACAAGGAAGAAATAAAGAATATCGTTAATGAAATCCAATCGCTGTCAGAAAAATCTTCATTTTCACTTTCATATGGGA ATAACAAAGATGCTAGTGCAATGTATAAGATGGTTGAGAAACTTCAATTGAAGCTGTACCATCATTTGTCGATCAATCTAATGCGTATGCGGGAGAATCTCTTAAAG ATATTGATGGAGCTGCAAGATTGGAAGGAGGCACTAAAGTACTGCAGATTAACTATTCCAGTTTATCAGA GTGGCTTGGTGAGACTGAGGAAGCTTACAGATCACTGGCCAAGGCAGCGGAGATACTGCGAATTACTCATGGAACAAACACCACTTTCATGA
- the LOC107872981 gene encoding 60S ribosomal protein L15 — protein MGAYTYVSELWRKKQSDVMRFLQRVRCWEYRQLPSIVRVTRPTRPDKARRLGYKAKQGYVVYRVRVKRGGRKRPVSKGIVYGKPTNQGVTQLKFQRSKRSVAEERAGRKLGGLRVLNSYWINEDSTYKYYEVILIDAAHAAVRNDPRINWICNPVHKHRELRGLTSAGKKYRGLRGRGHLHHKARPSRRATWKRNQTLSLRRYR, from the exons ATGG GTGCGTACACATACGTTTCAGAGTTATGGAGGAAGAAGCAGTCGGATGTGATGAGGTTCTTACAGAGGGTCAGGTGCTGGGAGTACCGCCAGCTTCCGTCAATCGTCCGTGTTACTAGGCCTACTCGTCCTGACAAGGCACGCCGCTTGGGTTACAAGGCCAAACAG GGTTATGTGGTTTACCGTGTTCGTGTGAAGCGTGGTGGAAGGAAGAGGCCTGTATCCAAGGGTATTGTGTATGGTAAGCCTACCAACCAGGGAGTCACCCAGTTGAAGTTTCAGCGTAGCAAGCGATCTGTTGCTGAGGAGCGCGCTGGTAGGAAATTGGGTGGTCTTAGGGTCCTCAATTCTTACTGGATTAACGAG GATTCGACATATAAATACTATGAAGTGATCCTGATTGATGCAGCACATGCTGCTGTGAGGAATGACCCAAGAATCAACTGGATTTGCAACCCAGTGCACAAGCATAGAGAGCTTCGAGGACTGACTTCAGCTGGGAAGAAATACAGGGGTCTCCGAGGAAGAGGACACTTGCACCACAAGGCAAGGCCCTCAAGAAGGGCAACCTGGAAGAGGAACCAGACTCTGTCTCTACGTCGTTATCGTTGA
- the LOC107874907 gene encoding MORN repeat-containing protein 1, giving the protein MDGQKSQRRSQSSLLRSSPTIRSSIHNGDDQEPDIEEQKPHKIASTPVQPVLSPFYSGPTMIAVSFLFIYALFYFFKFKNLLLSLIFIAIFLFLSRKYKRKLGLMSNNSTSKVKWFIGERIEKKKAIIAKEGVEVYNNADVYEGEFHKGKCNGSGVYTFSVNGGKYEGDWVDAKYDGYGVECWTRGSKYRGQYGQGRRHGYGVYKFFNGDSYAGEWCNGQSHGIGVQSCSDGSCYIGGFKCGVKHGHGCYHFRNGDRYAGEYFGDKIHGFGVYHFANGHCYEGSWHESRKQGYGMYTFRDGDTRCGEWASGNLITPLPPLTDVVLRAVQAARKAAESAINIRRVDNQVNNAVMAANRAATAARVAAIKAVQNKMHGEFCDTNK; this is encoded by the exons ATGGACGGTCAGAAAAGCCAAAGGAGAAGTCAATCTTCACTTCTTCGATCATCTCCCACTATCCGGTCGTCCATCCACAACGGAGATGATCAAGAGCCGGACATTGAAGAACAGAAACCCCACAAAATCGCCTCAACTCCGGTTCAACCGGTTTTATCACCGTTCTATTCCGGTCCAACCATGATAGCAGTTTCCTTTCTCTTTATATACGCGCTGTTCtatttcttcaagttcaagaatctgcTTCTATCACTGATTTTCATTGCGATTTTTCTGTTCCTCTCCAGAAAGTACAAGAGGAAACTTGGTTTAATGTCCAATAATAGTACTAGTAAAGTGAAATGGTTCATCGGAGAGCGTATAGAGAAGAAGAAGGCGATAATAGCAAAAGAAGGAGTAGAAGTTTACAACAATGCGGATGTATATGAAGGAGAATTTCACAAGGGGAAGTGTAATGGTAGTGGGGTGTATACTTTTTCTGTGAATGGTGGTAAATATGAAGGTGATTGGGTTGATGCGAAGTATGATGGATATGGGGTTGAATGTTGGACTAGAGGGAGTAAATATAGAGGGCAATATGGGCAAGGAAGGAGACATGGCTATGGAGTTTACAAGTTCTTCAATGGAGATAGTTATGCTGGGGAATGGTGCAATGGACAGAGTCATGGAATTGGGGTACAGAGTTGCTCTGATGGTAGCTGTTATATTGGTGGATTTAAATGTGGTGTAAAACATGGCCATGGCTGTTATCATTTCAG GAATGGGGATCGGTATGCAGGGGAATACTTTGGAGACAAGATTCATGGTTTTGGTGTATATCACTTTGCCAATGGGCACTGTTACGAAGGGTCATGGCATGAAAGTCGTAAGCAAGGTTACGGAATGTACACATTTAGAGATGGTGACACAAGGTGTGGTGAATGGGCCTCTGGCAATCTCATCACTCCATTGCCCCCACTGACTGATGTTGTCCTTCGAGCCGTTCAG GCAGCTAGAAAGGCAGCAGAGAGTGCAATTAACATACGTAGGGTGGATAATCAAGTGAACAATGCAGTGATGGCAGCAAACAGAGCTGCCACTGCTGCTAGAGTTGCTGCTATCAAAGCTGTTCAAAATAAGATGCATGGAGAATTTTGTGACACTAATAAGTAA